One window of the Vicia villosa cultivar HV-30 ecotype Madison, WI unplaced genomic scaffold, Vvil1.0 ctg.001502F_1_1, whole genome shotgun sequence genome contains the following:
- the LOC131635497 gene encoding uncharacterized protein LOC131635497 has translation MGSSRGRGRPPKKMTQSTGTKHGDGSTTPVTAAIPEEHGTVITESDLDKQVTDSDGKGKSKDEPRVEEQMKTKPIGDQNKLWVDVISGNRQTTNGKQLQFVAPKIKEGIVEVEIEEKYVEAEIRFWENSLIMYVIGTNLSMNAMKNYMSRMWNFVALPDMFYNDEGYFILKFKNGDDRDEVLMKGPYTFQNKLMILLEWRHDFTMAKDMLRSIPIWIKLPGLPLPMWGAQSLGKIGSAVGIPLFTDECTAEKLRVSYARLLVEVDVTQKLCEEISIRDHEGRVRKQKVEYEWRPQYCERCQKIGHVCSTDKKPPIKVWQAKTTKVDEVNEVSDS, from the coding sequence ATGGGAAGCTCTCGTGGAAGGGGTAGACCGCCGAAGAAGATGACTCAATCGACGGGAACGAAACATGGAGATGGCTCAACTACGCCGGTGACTGCAGCAATACCGGAAGAACATGGGACGGTGATTACTGAATCGGATCTTGATAAGCAAGTGACGGATAGTGACGGAAAAGGGAAAAGCAAAGATGAACCTAGGGTGGAAGAACAGATGAAGACGAAACCTATTGGGGATCAGAACAAGCTTTGGGTTGATGTTATCAGTGGTAATAGGCAAACAACAAATGGAAAGCAACTTCAATTTGTTGCTCCAAAGATAAAGGAGGGAATTGTTGAAgttgaaattgaagaaaaatatgtGGAAGCGGAAATTAGGTTTTGGGAGAACTCGTTGATCATGTATGTGATTGGTACCAATTTGAGCATGAATGCGATGAAGAATTATATGAGTCGTATGTGGAACTTTGTTGCGCTGCCTGACATGTTCTACAATGATGAAGGCTATTTCATACTCAAATTCAAGAATGGTGATGATAGAGATGAAGTTCTGATGAAAGGTCCATACACTTTTCAGAACAAACTAATGATTCTTTTGGAATGGAGGCATGATTTTACCATGGCAAAGGATATGCTCAGATCGATCCCAATTTGGATTAAACTACCAGGTCTTCCTCTACCTATGTGGGGTGCTCAAAGTTTAGGGAAGATTGGAAGTGCTGTGGGAATACCCTTGTTCACGGATGAGTGCACAGCAGAGAAACTTCGTGTGAGTTATGCTAGGCTTCTGGTGGAGGTGGATGTCACGCAGAAATTGTGTGAAGAAATTTCCATCAGAGACCATGAAGGGAGAGTaagaaaacagaaggttgaataTGAATGGAGGCCTCAGTATTGTGAAAGATGCCAAAAAATAGGCCATGTATGCTCCACTGATAAGAAACCTCCTATCAAAGTATGGCAAGCTAAGACAACAAAGGTAGATGAGGTGAATGAAGTTAGTGACTCGTGA